A window of the Phragmites australis chromosome 20, lpPhrAust1.1, whole genome shotgun sequence genome harbors these coding sequences:
- the LOC133902469 gene encoding dehydration-responsive element-binding protein 1A-like, giving the protein MCSIKKEMSGESGSTCSSASTSSEHQTVWTSPPKRPAGRTKFRETRHPVFRGVRRRGNAGRWVCEVRVPGRRGCRLWLGTFDTAEAAARAHDAAMLAMTGAGACLNFADSAWLLTVPASYATLTDVRHAVAEAVGDFERREALADDARLATSSAPSSPAAVDDEEESSQVTEDLPFDLDVFNDMSWDLYYASLAQGMLMEPPPMATAFGDANVVDVPLWSY; this is encoded by the coding sequence ATGTGTTCGATCAAGAAGGAGATGAGCGGCGAGTCAGGGTCGACTTGCAGCTCGGCCTCGACCTCGTCGGAGCACCAGACGGTGTGGACGTCACCGCCGAAGCGGCCCGCGGGGcggaccaagttccgggagacgCGGCACCCCGTGTTCCGCGGCGTCCGGCGCCGGGGCAATGCCGGGCGGTGGGTGTGCGAGGTGCGCGTCCCCGGGAGGCGCGGCTGCAGGCTCTGGCTCGGCACCTTCGACACCGCCGAGGcggccgcgcgcgcgcacgACGCCGCCATGCTCGCCATGACCGGCGCCGGCGCGTGCCTCAACTTTGCCGACTCCGCCTGGCTGCTCACCGTGCCGGCCTCGTACGCCACCCTCACCGACGTCCGCCACGCGGTCGCTGAGGCCGTGGGGGACTTCGAGCGCCGCGAGGCGCTCGCGGACGACGCGCGCTTGGCCACGTCCTCGGCGCCCTCTTCTCCCGCCGCcgtcgacgacgaggaggagtcCTCTCAGGTCACTGAGGACTTGCCGTTCGATTTGGACGTGTTCAATGACATGAGTTGGGACTTGTACTACGCGAGCTTGGCCCAGGGGATGCTCATGGAGCCGCCGCCCATGGCCACGGCGTTCGGCGACGCCAACGTCGTTGATGTGCCACTCTGGAGCTACTAG
- the LOC133902437 gene encoding dehydration-responsive element-binding protein 1A-like, producing MCPIKKEMSAELGSPCSSTSSEHHQTVWTSRPKRPAGRTKFRETRHPVFRGVRRRGNAGRWVCEVRVPGRHGCRLWLGTFDTAEAAARAHDAAMLAIAGAGACLNFADSAWLLAVPDSYASLADVRHAVAEAVEDFQRREALADDARSATSSAPSSPANEEDDGSTTGGEGSSPATKDSPFELDVFSDMSWDLYYASLAQGMLMEPPSLVTAFGDGDVADVPLWSY from the coding sequence ATGTGCCCGATCAAGAAGGAGATGAGCGCCGAGTTGGGCTCCCCGTGCAGCTCGACCTCGTCGGAGCACCACCAGACAGTGTGGACCTCGCGGCCGAAGCGGCCCGCGGGGcggaccaagttccgggagacgCGGCACCCCGTGTTCCGCGGCGTCCGGCGCCGGGGCAATGCCGGGCGGTGGGTGTGCGAGGTGCGCGTACCGGGGAGGCATGGCTGCAGGCTCTGGCTCGGCACCTTCGACACCGCCGAggccgccgcgcgcgcgcacgACGCCGCCATGCTCGCCATCGCCGGCGCGGGCGCGTGCCTCAACTTCGCCGACTCCGCCTGGCTGCTGGCCGTGCCGGATTCGTACGCCAGCCTCGCCGACGTCCGCCACGCGGTCGCCGAGGCCGTGGAGGACTTCCAGCGCCGCGAGGCGCTCGCGGACGACGCGCGCTCGGCCACGTCCTCGGCGCCGTCCTCCCCTGCCAACGAAGAAGATGACGGCAGCACCACCGGCGGCGAGGGGTCCTCTCCGGCCACCAAGGACTCGCCGTTCGAATTGGACGTGTTCAGCGACATGAGCTGGGACTTGTACTACGCGAGCTTGGCGCAGGGGATGCTCATGGAGCCGCCGTCCTTGGTCACGGCGTTCGGCGACGGCGACGTCGCTGATGTTCCACTCTGGAGCTACTAG
- the LOC133902002 gene encoding dehydration-responsive element-binding protein 1A-like, whose amino-acid sequence MCPIKKEMSGESSSPCSSTSSEHQTVWASPPKRPAGRTKFRETRHPVFRGVRRRGNAGRWVCEVRVPGRRGCRLWLGTFDTAEAAARAHDAAMLAIAGAGACLNFADSAWLLAVPDSYASLADVRHAVAEAVEDFQRREALADDARSATSSPGTEYEGTTTDGEESSPATEDSSFQLDVFNDMSWDLYYASLAQGMLMALPSAVTAFSDDGDANVADVPLWSY is encoded by the coding sequence ATGTGCCCGATCAAGAAGGAGATGAGCGGCGAGTCGAGCTCCCCCTGCAGCTCGACCTCGTCGGAGCACCAGACCGTGTGGGCCTCGCCGCCGAAGCGGCCCGCGGGGcggaccaagttccgggagacgCGGCACCCCGTGTTCCGCGGCGTCCGGCGCCGGGGCAATGCCGGGCGGTGGGTGTGCGAGGTGCGCGTCCCCGGGAGGCGCGGCTGCAGGCTCTGGCTCGGCACCTTCGACACCGCCGAggccgccgcgcgcgcgcacgACGCCGCCATGCTCGccatcgccggcgccggcgcgtgCCTCAACTTCGCCGACTCCGCCTGGCTGCTCGCCGTGCCGGACTCGTACGCCAGCCTCGCCGACGTCCGCCACGCGGTCGCCGAGGCCGTGGAGGACTTCCAGCGCCGCGAGGCGCTCGCGGACGACGCGCGCTCGGCCACGTCCTCCCCTGGCACGGAATACGAGGGCACCACCACCGACGGCGAGGAGTCTTCTCCGGCCACCGAGGACTCCTCGTTCCAATTGGACGTGTTCAACGACATGAGCTGGGACTTGTACTACGCGAGCTTGGCGCAGGGGATGCTCATGGCGCTGCCGTCCGCCGTCACGGCGTTCAGCGACGACGGCGACGCCAACGTCGCTGATGTGCCACTGTGGAGCTACTAG
- the LOC133901719 gene encoding dehydration-responsive element-binding protein 1H-like — MDMGRHEHSTSSSSSSSTEHKAVWSSSPTPPKKRPAGRTKFRETRHPVFRGVRRRGTAGRWVCEVRVPGKRGARLWLGTYVTAEAAARAHDAAMLALRGRAACLNFPDSAWLLAVPSVGLSDMADVRRAATEAVAEFQRRFEAASGAAAWAVDEVISSVSAPSSLPDMSSSCSPATSADHVLPVIAKADEPAALDGDMFEPDWFADTDLDMYYASLAEALLMEPPPPPPATGAYWESGDGGADVALWSY, encoded by the coding sequence ATGGACATGGGTCGCCACGAGCACtcgacctcctcttcctcctcgtcatcgACAGAGCACAAGGCGGTCTGGTCGTCGTCTCCGACGCCGCCGAAGAAGCGCCCCGCGGGGCGCACCAAGTTCAGGGAGACACGGCACCCGGTGTTCCGGGGCGTGCGGCGCCGGGGCACCGCGGGCCGGTGGGTGTGCGAGGTGCGCGTCCCGGGGAAGCGCGGCGCGCGGCTCTGGCTCGGCACCTACGTCACCGCCGAGGCAGCGGCACGCGCGCACGACGCCGCTATGCTCGCGCTGCGCGGGCGGGCGGCGTGCCTCAACTTCCCGGACTCCGCGTGGCTGCTCGCCGTACCGTCTGTGGGACTCTCCGACATGGCCGACGTGCGGCGCGCGGCCACCGAGGCCGTGGCGGAGTTCCAGCGCCGTTTCGAGGCTGCCAGCGGGGCCGCCGCTTGGGCCGTTGACGAAGTGATCTCCAGTGTGTCGGCTCCGTCGTCACTGCCTGATATGTCCAGCTCGTGCTCGCCGGCAACGTCGGCAGACCACGTATTACCTGTGATTGCGAAGGCTGATGAGCCGGCGGCACTGGACGGCGACATGTTCGAGCCTGATTGGTTTGCGGACACGGACTTGGACATGTACTACGCGAGCCTCGCGGAGGCGCTGCTgatggagccgccgccgccgccgccggccactGGAGCGTACTGGGAAAGCGGCGACGGCGGAGCTGACGTCGCGCTCTGGAGCTACTAG
- the LOC133901721 gene encoding dehydration-responsive element-binding protein 1B-like, which produces MATTPGHASLDSAMDTPSQLLVSSPSSTEQEECRTVWSAPPKKPAGRTKFRETRHPVYRGVRRRGMAGAGRWVCEVRVPGRRGSRLWLGTFATPEMAARAHDAAALALAGRGACLNFADSAWLLPPLMPALSVSAVSSAREVKDAVAEAVEAFRRRSVAPLSSLAAQTAGEEDSGGSPSAAPSSNVFEFDDDECRFGGMDGAVSYYARLAQGLLVEPPTAGALWEDGEYFTTDMALWSY; this is translated from the coding sequence ATGGCTACTACTCCGGGGCACGCTTCTCTTGACTCTGCAATGGACACGCCCTCGCAGCTGCTGGTTTCGTCGCCGTCGTCCACGGAGCAGGAGGAGTGCAGGACGGTGTGGTCGGCGCCGCCGAAGAAGCCGGCGGGGcggaccaagttccgggagacgCGGCACCCGGTGTACCGCGGCGTGCGGCGCCGGGGGATGGCTGGCGCGGGGCGGTGGGTGTGCGAGGTGCGCGTCCCGGGGCGGCGGGGCTCCAGGCTCTGGCTCGGCACCTTCGCCACGCCCGAGATGGCGGCGCGCGCGCACGACGCCGCCGCGCTCGCGCTCGCCGGCCGCGGCGCCTGCCTCAACTTCGCCGACTCCGCGTGGCTGCTCCCGCCGCTGATGCCCGCGTTGTCGGTATCGGCGGTGTCCAGCGCGCGAGAGGTCAAGGACGCCGTCGCCGAGGCCGTCGAGGCGTTCCGGCGGCGCTCGGTTGCGCCGCTGTCGTCGCTGGCGGCGCAGACGGCCGGTGAGGAGGATAGTGGTGGGTCGCCGTCCGCGGCGCCGTCGAGCAACGTGTTCGAGTTCGATGATGACGAGTGCAGGTTTGGCGGCATGGACGGTGCCGTGTCGTACTACGCGAGATTGGCGCAGGGCCTCCTCGTGGAGCCGCCGACCGCCGGAGCGTTGTGGGAGGACGGCGAGTACTTCACCACTGACATGGCGCTATGGAGCTACTAA